In one Solanum dulcamara chromosome 1, daSolDulc1.2, whole genome shotgun sequence genomic region, the following are encoded:
- the LOC129893574 gene encoding auxin response factor 2B — protein sequence MATSESCRNDTAAGKVDAEKALYTELWRACAGSLVTVPCEGELVFYFPQGHIEQVEASTNQASDHQMPVYNLPSKILCRVINVLLKAEPDTDEVYAQVTLLPEPNQDENVVTKEPMPSPPPRFHVHSFCKTLTASDTSTHGGFSVLRRHADECLPPLDMSRQPPTQELVAKDLHANEWRFRHIFRGQPRRHLLQSGWSVFVSSKRLVAGDAFIFLRGENGELRVGVRRAMRQQGNAPSSVISSHSMHLGVLATAWHAIQTKTLFTVYYKPRTSPAEFIVPYDQYMESLKTNYSIGMRFKMRFEGEEAPEQRFTGTIVGIENADPKRWPESKWRCLKVRWDETSAIPRPDRVSPWKVEPALSPPALNPLPIPRQKRPRSNVLPSSPDSSVLTREGSSKVTVDPSQASGFTRVLQGQEISTLRGNFVENNESDSSEKPTAWPPLLDDEKADVHSASRRCLSDKWLPLGRPESSFTDLLSGFGGQASSSHGFHLPTGGQTAPASMVKRQALDKENDFSLLGKQWSLVSSGVSLNLMDSGLKGADTLYQMRGTSKCNGFNEYPTLLGHRIDNQQGNWLMPQSMLPYIQMSTHSGDIMPKPMASLQPEAVKPKEGSCKLFGIPLVSKCASIDPVMLRKNSPIDSASNMHFGIHPHQFPITESDQRSEQSRGSKLLDDGITVNDQEEQFQTSHPGTRDREGKGLVNSTRSCTKVHKQGTALGRSVDLAKFNHYEEFIAELDHLFDFNGELKAQNKNWLVVYTDDEGDMMLVGDDPWQEFCGMVRKIFIYTKEEVQRMNPGTLNSKGEDNSSVAEGSEAKEVKNLQLPSDSSPEDS from the exons ATGGCTACTTCTGAGAGTTGCCGGAATGATACCGCCGCCGGAAAAG TTGATGCTGAGAAAGCGTTGTACACGGAGCTATGGCGAGCATGTGCAGGTTCGCTTGTGACAGTGCCATGTGAAGGCGAGCTGGTGTTCTATTTCCCACAAGGTCATATTGAACAG GTTGAAGCATCAACAAATCAAGCTTCAGACCACCAGATGCCAGTATATAATCTTCCGTCTAAGATACTCTGTCGCGTGATTAACGTCCTGCTGAAG GCTGAACCAGATACTGATGAGGTGTATGCACAAGTGACTTTGTTGCCAGAACCAAAT CAAGATGAGAATGTGGTAACGAAGGAACCGATGCCCTCTCCACCACCACGATTCCATGTACACTCTTTTTGTAAGACATTAACAGCCTCTGATACCAGCACTCATGGAGGATTTTCCGTCTTGAGACGACATGCTGATGAATGCCTCCCGCCTCTG GATATGTCTCGGCAGCCTCCAACACAGGAGTTGGTGGCCAAAGATTTGCATGCAAATGAGTGGCGCTTCAGGCACATATTCCGGG GCCAGCCTAGGAGGCACCTTCTTCAGAGTGGTTGGAGTGTCTTTGTAAGTTCTAAAAGGCTTGTTGCAGGGGATGCATTCATATTTCTTAG AGGTGAGAACGGGGAGCTTCGTGTTGGAGTCCGACGTGCCATGAGACAGCAGGGTAATGCACCATCATCAGTGATATCCAGCCATAGCATGCATCTTGGTGTCCTTGCTACAGCTTGGCATGCCATTCAGACGAAAACACTGTTCACAGTATATTACAAACCAAG GACAAGCCCTGCTGAGTTTATAGTTCCATATGATCAGTACATGGAGTCTCTGAAAACCAATTACTCCATCGGGATGAGGTTTAAAATGAGGTTTGAGGGTGAAGAAGCTCCAGAACAGAG GTTTACTGGAACTATAGTTGGCATTGAAAATGCTGACCCCAAAAGGTGGCCCGAGTCCAAATGGAGATGCCTGAAG GTTCGATGGGATGAAACTTCTGCTATTCCTAGGCCAGACCGAGTTTCACCCTGGAAAGTAGAACCAGCTCTTAGCCCTCCTGCACTTAATCCACTTCCAATACCAAGGCAGAAAAGGCCTCGATCAAATGTTCTGCCCTCGTCTCCTGATTCTTCTGTTCTTACTAGGGAAG GTTCATCCAAAGTAACTGTAGACCCTTCACAAGCCAGTGGATTTACAAGGGTCTTGCAAGGTCAAGAAATATCGACCTTGAGAGGCAATTTTGTAGAAAATAATGAGTCAGACTCTTCTGAGAAGCCAACTGCATGGCCACCATTACTGGATGACGAGAAGGCTGATGTTCATTCTGCATCAAGGAGATGTCTATCAGATAAATGGCTTCCTTTAGGGAGGCCTGAATCATCTTTTACAGATCTTTTATCAGGTTTTGGGGGGCAAGCAAGTTCCTCCCACGGGTTCCATTTACCCACTGGGGGCCAAACAGCACCTGCTAGCATGGTTAAGCGACAAGCACTGGACAAGGAAAATGATTTCAGCTTATTGGGAAAACAATGGTCACTAGTGTCTTCTGGTGTCTCACTTAATCTGATGGATTCAGGATTGAAGGGTGCGGATACTCTTTATCAAATGCGAGGAACATCCAAATGCAATGGTTTTAACGAGTATCCAACCCTCCTTGGCCATAGAATTGACAATCAGCAGGGAAATTGGTTAATGCCCCAGTCCATGTTGCCTTATATTCAGATGTCCACTCATTCTGGAGATATTATGCCTAAACCCATGGCTTCACTACAACCTGAAGCCGTGAAACCCAAAGAAGGGAGCTGCAAACTATTTGGCATTCCCCTTGTAAGTAAATGTGCCTCCATAGATCCTGTCATGTTGCGGAAAAATTCTCCGATTGACTCAGCAAGTAACATGCATTTTGGTATACATCCACATCAATTCCCTATAACTGAATCTGATCAAAGGTCTGAGCAATCAAGGGGATCAAAGCTACTAGATGATGGGATCACAGTTAATGATCAGGAAGAACAATTCCAAACCTCTCATCCTGGTACTCGAGATAGAGAGGGCAAAGGCCTTGTTAATTCAACAAGGAGTTGCACCAAG GTTCATAAACAGGGTACGGCCCTTGGAAGGTCTGTGGACCTTGCAAAGTTCAACCACTATGAAGAATTCATAGCTGAACTGGATCACCTTTTTGATTTTAATGGTGAGCTCAAGGCTCA